In Paroedura picta isolate Pp20150507F chromosome 1, Ppicta_v3.0, whole genome shotgun sequence, the following are encoded in one genomic region:
- the CNR1 gene encoding cannabinoid receptor 1, translating to MKSVLDGLADTTFRTITTDLLYMGSNDIQYEDFKSDMASKLGYYPQKLPFSSFRSDFRPKMTAGDNAVLSVHPSDQINLTDFYNKTLSTFKENDENIQCGENFMDMECFMILNRSQQLAIAVLSLTLGTFTVLENLLVLVVILHSRSLRCRPSYHFISSLAVADLLGSVIFVYSFVDFHVFHRKDSPNVFLFKLGGVTASFTASVGSLFLTAIDRYISIHRPLSYKRIVTRSKAVVAFCVMWTIAIVIAVLPLLGWNCKMLNSVCSDIFPLIDENYLLFWIGVTTVLLLFIVYAYMYILWKAHSHAVRMIQRGTQKSIIIHTSEDGKVQQITRPEQTRMDIRLAKTLVLILVVLIICWGPLLAIMVYDVFGKMNKLIKTIFAFCSMLCLLNSTVNPIIYALRSKDLRHAFRSMFPTCEGTAQPLDNSLESDCQHRHANNPGNVHKAAERCIKNTVKIAKVTMSVSSDTTAEAL from the coding sequence ATGAAGTCAGTCCTGGATGGCCTCGCAGATACGACCTTCAGAACAATTACAACAGATCTTCTTTACATGGGTTCCAACGATATCCAGTACGAAGATTTTAAAAGCGACATGGCCTCCAAGTTAGGATACTACCCTCAGAAATTACCCTTCTCTTCTTTCCGAAGTGATTTCCGACCAAAAATGACTGCTGGAGATAACGCTGTCTTAAGTGTCCATCCATCGGATCAAATCAATCTTACAGATTTTTACAATAAAACTTTGTCCACCTTCAAGGAAAATGATGAGAATATACAATGTGGGGAAAACTTCATGGATATGGAGTGCTTTATGATTCTGAACCGTAGCCAGCAGCTGGCGATAGCTGTACTGTCCCTTACACTGGGTACCTTCACTGTTCTGGAAAACCTTCTGGTCTTGGTTGTCATCTTGCACTCCCGAAGCCTGCGTTGTAGACCTTCCTACCATTTCATCAGCAGCCtggcagtggctgatctcctggGTAGTGTAATCTTTGTCTACAGTTTTGTTGACTTCCATGTTTTTCATCGGAAAGATAGTCCTAATGTATTCCTTTTCAAACTGGGTGGAGTAACAGCCTCATTCACTGCCTCAGTTGGTAGTCTTTTTCTTACTGCAATAGACCGGTACATATCTATACATAGGCCCTTGTCTTATAAAAGGATTGTTACGAGGTCAAAGGCTGTTGTAGCATTCTGTGTGATGTGGACCATAGCTATTGTGATAGCTGTTCTTCCCCTGCTTGGTTGGAACTGCAAAATGCTCAattcagtgtgttcagatataTTTCCCCTAATTGATGAGAACTATCTGTTGTTCTGGATTGGGGTGACAACTGTCCTCTTGCTTTTTATTGTGTATGCCTATATGTATATATTGTGGAAGGCTCATAGCCATGCTGTTAGAATGATCCAGCGTGGCACTCAAAAAAGCATAATAATTCATACATCAGAAGATGGTAAAGTGCAGCAAATCACTAGACCTGAACAAACACGAATGGACATCAGGTTAGCCAAAACCTTGGTCCTCATTCTCGTGGTTTTGATTATCTGCTGGGGTCCTCTGCTTGCAATTATGGTCTACGATGTCTTTGGGAAGATGAACAAGCTTATCAAGACCATCTTTGCCTTCTGCAGTATGCTCTGTCTGCTGAATTCCACAGTGAATCCCATTATCTATGCTCTCAGGAGCAAGGACCTAAGACATGCTTTCAGGAGCATGTTTCCAACTTGCGAAGGGACAGCACAACCTCTTGATAACAGTTTGGAGTCTGACTGCCAGCACAGACATGCTAACAACCCAGGTAATGTCCACAAGGCTGCTGAACGGTGTATTAAAAATACAGTTAAGATTGCCAAAGTGACCATGTCTGTTTCCTCAGACACTACTGCAGAGGCATTGTAA